CCCGCGATCGAGTTGCGGCCTTCGGATTCCTCGTCGCCAGCGGATTACGACGACCGTTCGACCAGCCGCCGGCCGATCGCAGGTGATTCGGCCAATCCGACCAATCCTGCCGTGACGACCTCGATACGCAATTCTACCGCGAGAGGGGATGAAAACCGCGGTTCGTCAAACCTGAAAATTCCGGTAGCGAGCGGTTCAGACGGAGCGGTAATTGATTCCCAGCAAACTATTATTAGCCGGTCGCCGCTAGTTGGCTCTCATCCGCGGGGCGCGCTTCCTGCTGCCGAAATTGGCCGCCTGCTCGAAGGTGAGCGATTGGGGTATTTTGAACTGCATGAATTCGTCGGGGGCGGCGGCATGGGAGCGGTTTTTCGAGCGCTCGATACGATGCTCAACCGCACCGTCGCCGTGAAGGTGCTGTCGCAAGAGCAATCGGGAGATGAAGAGACGCTCTTGCGATTCAAAAACGAAGCCCAATCGGCGGCTCGTCTGGACCACGAAAACATTAGCCGCGTGTACTATGTTGGCGAAGACCGCGGCTGGAATTACATCGTCTTTGAGTTCATTGAAGGGACAAATCTGCGCGATTTGATCGAGCGCCAGGGAATCCTACCGTTGGCGACTGCGATTAGCTACACGCTGCAGATTGCCGACGCATTGGCACATGCGAGTGGACGCGATGTCGTGCATCGCGACATCAAGCCGTCGAACGTGTTAATCACCCCCGACGATCGGGCGAAGCTCGTTGATATGGGGCTGGCGCGATTACACCAAGTGGAACCGACAGGGAACGACTTGACCGCTAGTGGCGTGACTCTGGGAACGTTCGACTACATTTCGCCCGAACAAGCCCGCGATCCGCGCAATGCCGATGTGCGCAGCGACATCTATTCGCTCGGCTGCACGTTGTATTTCATGCTCACCGGCCGCCCACCTTTCCCGGATGGCACTGTGTTGCAAAAGCTGCTGCAACACCAGGGCGATGAGCCGCCCGACCCACGCACGTTCCGCAACGATCTGCCGAGCGATTTGCTGCCGATCCTCCGCACCATGATGGCCAAATCACCCGCCAGGCGGTACCCATCGCCGGCCGAACTTTGCACCGATTTGGTGGCGTTCGCCAACCGCAACGGCATCCCGGCTGTCGGATCCAGCGGACTCATGCTGCTGTCCACCGCCGAACATGCGCCGGTACCGTGGCGGCGACATCTCACATGGGGGCTGCCGCTGGCGATTTTGTTGGTTGTAGTCGGACTACTCCAGCTTTGGTGGGCTATCACGGTGCCGGCAGCCGTGCCTCCGAGAATTGAAACGCCGTCGGCCACCCAATCGGCAAGCCCAGGGTCGATCCCCAATTCCGAGCGCAGCAATCCTGCCGGAGCTTGACAGTGCCGACGCCTGCGTTTATCACACTAGCAACGGCCCAATCA
Above is a window of Pirellulales bacterium DNA encoding:
- a CDS encoding serine/threonine protein kinase, encoding MSNHGPNLQSAPAIELRPSDSSSPADYDDRSTSRRPIAGDSANPTNPAVTTSIRNSTARGDENRGSSNLKIPVASGSDGAVIDSQQTIISRSPLVGSHPRGALPAAEIGRLLEGERLGYFELHEFVGGGGMGAVFRALDTMLNRTVAVKVLSQEQSGDEETLLRFKNEAQSAARLDHENISRVYYVGEDRGWNYIVFEFIEGTNLRDLIERQGILPLATAISYTLQIADALAHASGRDVVHRDIKPSNVLITPDDRAKLVDMGLARLHQVEPTGNDLTASGVTLGTFDYISPEQARDPRNADVRSDIYSLGCTLYFMLTGRPPFPDGTVLQKLLQHQGDEPPDPRTFRNDLPSDLLPILRTMMAKSPARRYPSPAELCTDLVAFANRNGIPAVGSSGLMLLSTAEHAPVPWRRHLTWGLPLAILLVVVGLLQLWWAITVPAAVPPRIETPSATQSASPGSIPNSERSNPAGA